GAGAAGCTCGAACTCCTGCGGAAAATTGAGGAGGAGGTAAAGGCAACCGGCGTCAACGTCCCGATGCGCTACCTGGGCTACTCCGACCAGGTGTGGCATAAGATTATCGTCAACAGCGACGGGGCCTTCATAGAGAGCGTCATCCCGCGCGTCTCGACCATGTACAATCTCGTCGTCTTCGAGAACGGCCAGATGGAGCAGGCTCCCTTCGTCCAGAGGGCATTCGCCGGTGGCATGGAGCTGATTGAGAAGGACGAGCCATGGGAGTGGGCGGTCAGGGACGTCCAGGCGCTTAAGAGGCTCATTTACGAGGGCAAAAAGCCGCCCGAGGGAAAGGTCGACCTCGTGATAAGCCCGGAGGTGGCAGGCATAGCCGTACACGAGAGCGTCGGGCATCCCTACGAGGCCGACAGGATTTTCGGAAGGGAGGCGGCCCAGGCAGGAGAGAGCTTCGTAAAGCCGGACATGCTCGGGGAGAGGATTGGAAGCGACGTCGTTACCGTCATTGAAGACCCGACGATACCGAACAGCTGGGGCTTCTACCTCTACGACGACGAGGGCGTAAAAGCAAGACCGAGGTACCTCATAAGAAACGGAATCATCACCGAGTTCCTCACCAACAGGGAGTACGCCTACAAGCTCGGCCAGAGGTCGAATGCCGCGGCCAGAGCCATCAACTACAACCGCGAGCCGATAGTTAGGATGGCGAACACATACCTCGCTCCGGGTGACCACTCCTTCGAGGAGCTGATTGAGGACGTCAAGCTCGGCGTTTACATGGTGTCCTTCAACGAGTGGAACATCGACGATAGAAGATACCAGCAGAGGTACATAGGCAGAGAAGCATACCTCATCGAGAACGGCGAGATAAAGCACCCTGTCAGGAGGCCCATCCTCGAGATAACGACGAGGGCACTCTGGAGCAGCGTCGATGCCGTCGGGAAGGAGGTCGCATTCTACCCCGGAACCTGCGGCAAGGGCGAACCGGGACAGGGTGTCCCCGTCTGGATGGGCGGTGCCCACGCGAGACTACGCGATATTCCGCTTAGGAGGCCGTGAGGTGGTGGAGATGTTCGACGTTAACGGACTCATCCTTAAGAAGACCAAAGAGCTGGGCTTTGGAGATGTGGTCGTCCTCGGCTACGAGAGTAACAGGAGGCAGGTCCGCTTCGCCAACAACGAGATAACGGTAGCGAAGAACTGGCACGAGAGGAAGGTGGAACTCTTCGTTGAGCTTGAGAAGCGCGTTGCAGGAACGACGATAACCGAGCTGAGTGAGGAGAACATCGAGCGGACACTCAAAACGCTCCTCTCCAACATGAAGGGCATGGCCCCGAAGGA
This window of the Thermococcus siculi genome carries:
- a CDS encoding TldD/PmbA family protein, which encodes MHELVEFAVEQALELGADYAEARFEEKNGTSLAMKNGNPEGLEILAERGMGIRVLVDGGMGFASTNVLTKESVSEAVKKAVKLAKAASKVRNEPIRFSEEDFHEVYYEVRMRKDFRDVSPEEKLELLRKIEEEVKATGVNVPMRYLGYSDQVWHKIIVNSDGAFIESVIPRVSTMYNLVVFENGQMEQAPFVQRAFAGGMELIEKDEPWEWAVRDVQALKRLIYEGKKPPEGKVDLVISPEVAGIAVHESVGHPYEADRIFGREAAQAGESFVKPDMLGERIGSDVVTVIEDPTIPNSWGFYLYDDEGVKARPRYLIRNGIITEFLTNREYAYKLGQRSNAAARAINYNREPIVRMANTYLAPGDHSFEELIEDVKLGVYMVSFNEWNIDDRRYQQRYIGREAYLIENGEIKHPVRRPILEITTRALWSSVDAVGKEVAFYPGTCGKGEPGQGVPVWMGGAHARLRDIPLRRP